The following are encoded together in the Choristoneura fumiferana chromosome 4, NRCan_CFum_1, whole genome shotgun sequence genome:
- the Ercc1 gene encoding DNA excision repair protein Ercc1, with protein MELEDGFDDILAEISEPTSSKQPKLDGPGSSNDTTSKPASSKTHCVLVNQKQRGNPLLKFVTSVPWEYDDIVPDYEIGKTICLLFLSVRYHNLNPDYINNRLKELGKKYELRVLLVQVDLKDPHSALKNLTRICLLTDMTLMLAWSPEEAGKIIENYKIYENKPPDKIMEKIENDPHQKIINALSSIKPVNKTDAMTLLTTFGTLANIIKATESRLAECPGFGATKAKKLYKALHEPFLKRGNVIENDFSGDISIEDVEKLEQETENPSS; from the exons ATGGAGTTAGAAGATGGATTTGATGATATTCTAGCAGAGATAAGTGAACCAACCTCGTCTAAGCAACCAAAACTCGATGGGCCAG GATCATCAAATGACACAACATCGAAACCAGCATCTTCTAAGACACATTGCGTACTGGTCAATCAGAAGCAG CGCGGTAACCCCTTATTAAAGTTTGTGACCAGTGTCCCCTGGGAGTATGATGACATTGTGCCCGATTATGAGATTGGAAAAACAATTTGTTTGCTATTTCTTTCTGTGCGCTACCACAACTTAAATCCCGATTACATCAACAACAGATTAAAAGAACTAGGGAAGAAATATGAATTAAGAGTTCTCTTAGTACAG GTAGACTTGAAAGACCCTCACTCAGCATTAAAAAATTTAACTAGGATTTGCCTTCTGACAGATATGACACTCATGTTAGCATGGAGCCCTGAAGAAGCTGGGAAAATCATAGAAAACtacaaaatatatgaaaacaaaccACCTGATAAGATAATGGAGAAAATTGAGAATGATCCTCATCAAAAG atTATTAATGCATTATCATCTATTAAACCGGTCAACAAGACAGATGCAATGACATTACTAACAACCTTTGGGACCCTAGCTAACATAATAAAAGCGACTGAGAGTAGGTTGGCAGAATGCCCAGGATTTGGTGCAACTAAAGCGAAAAAACTTTATAAGGCTTTACATGAACCTTTTCTTAAAAGGGGTAATGTGATTGAGAATGATTTTTCAGGAGATATTAGCATTGAAGATGTGGAAAAACTTGAACAAGAAACTGAGAATCCAAGCAGCTGA